CCTTCCTGAGCATCGCCTTTCTGGTGACGCCCCAGCTGCGTGAGAACCACAAGCTGCTGCCCTGGACCCTCGTTATCCTCGTGATCGCCACATGGTTGGACAAGGGTCTTGGCCTGGTTATCGGTGGTTTCACTCCCACCCCGTTTGAAACCATTACCACCTACTGGCCCACCGGCAAGGAACTGCTGGTGTCCATGATGGTTTACGCCATCGGCGCGCTGGTGGTAACCGTACTCTTCAAGATCGCCACCGACGTCAAAGAGGAAATGGGACACTCCCAGGCACTGCCCTGCGGCTGCTCTTCCGAAGATGTCTGTGAATGCGCTCCCGAGGGAGAGTAAAGCCCAGCCGAGGCGTAAACACGGCAAACGCTTGAAAGCCTAGCCTCATAACGTCACCTCGCCAGGCTCCACGGCTCATACAGGGGCCGCTCCGATAACGGAGCGGCCCTTTGATATTGTCTTGCGGCCTTCACTTTTATTCTGTGCCTGTGATAGGTTCCCTTTGGCGGTTAACGGCGGATCACGCCAAAGACATTGAAGGCTGGTTGACCCAATGCTCCATGAAAGACATCTGAACCGAACAGGTGCACGAATCGTTTTGATGGCCCTGACCTTGGTTTTTGGTTTGGCCGGGTGTGCCTCGACCATCGATCTGCCCGTAATCACGCCTGATGCCGGAAATCTGAGATTGACGGGGAAATTCGTCTGGTTTGACCTGTTTACCTCGGATATGAACGAAGCCGGGCGGTTCTATGACTATGTCTTCAATTGGTCCCTTGAGCGGACCGATGCGGATTCTCCACGGGTCAAGACCATCCTGCACCAGGGAAGACGCATAGGGAATATTTTCCTCCGGGAGTCCGGGCATGACGCTTCCGAGTGGCTTTCCTGCATGTCGGTGCCCGATGTGGACAGGGCGTTTGCCCGGGCCGTTGAAACCGGTGGCACATCGGAAGTGAAACCCGCGGACAGGCCGTTCAGGGGCAGGATGGCCGTTGTTCGCGATCCCGGCATGGCGGTTGTGGCCCTGCTCACCTCTTCCGTAGGCGACCCCAGAGATCTGCCCTTGGGCGATGGTTACTGGATGGGAGCCGAGCTGTGGGCACGGGACATGAACGAGAGCCTGGCATTCTATTCCGGCCTTGCCGGATACAAGACGGCTGTCCTCCAGGTTCAGGATGCAGGTCAATACGTCCTGTTCATCGGTAACGGCCGGCCCCGCGGAGGCATGATTTCCATCCCCGTGGAAGGCGTGGCCCCTCGATGGATCCCCCAGGTGGCCGTACTGGACATCGAAGCCACGCTGGCCAAGGTGGAGGCTCATGGCGGCAAGGTTCTGATACCACCTCGGCCCCGGGACAAGCCCGGACGCGTGGCCGTATTCGCGGACCCTTTCGGGGCGATTCTGGGTCTCAGGGAGTTTACTCCGCCGGAAAATTGATTCTGTCAGTTCTGCAGCCTTCCTCAACCAGATGGTGCCAAAGCTTGAGTTGGTCGAATGGATTGCGCCGGAATCCCGACCGTGGCATATTTCCAGACTATTGACTTAATGGGGAGGGGCAGGTCTCTATAGTATACCCGGTTTGGGTATAAACCGAATTG
This DNA window, taken from Pseudodesulfovibrio sp. S3, encodes the following:
- a CDS encoding VOC family protein — protein: MLHERHLNRTGARIVLMALTLVFGLAGCASTIDLPVITPDAGNLRLTGKFVWFDLFTSDMNEAGRFYDYVFNWSLERTDADSPRVKTILHQGRRIGNIFLRESGHDASEWLSCMSVPDVDRAFARAVETGGTSEVKPADRPFRGRMAVVRDPGMAVVALLTSSVGDPRDLPLGDGYWMGAELWARDMNESLAFYSGLAGYKTAVLQVQDAGQYVLFIGNGRPRGGMISIPVEGVAPRWIPQVAVLDIEATLAKVEAHGGKVLIPPRPRDKPGRVAVFADPFGAILGLREFTPPEN